A window of the Scleropages formosus chromosome 21, fSclFor1.1, whole genome shotgun sequence genome harbors these coding sequences:
- the scaf11 gene encoding protein SCAF11 isoform X1, with protein MADGTRKGGNDQEDALDAAPVVVGDEADKCPICLNPLLLRDLAILASCCHSFCLRCILQWAEIAPSCPVDRRPFSIVYKRDTALGYIKIPVKKTTSKTSLETCGCNKRSEKERRSVLSRREFKKKLTVRGNWPSHPKVNKDSERKCDSVGCSCKQDLSALKKKVIRDPCSPWPLPPYAPCSGLGVRQNGTPTCAFAELISAYEEEPLIVRKYCGLEVQGRAQLTVPAAVSTDILSWQSAHSRDVSRRRCSLGFPVPGSAVPLSVVGWLGFQGRVCAVTYTKGDEKKGTRSTDTKGSKNNMDALPKRCSARNSRLQESHPTQEPCSSQSGHSDSNSLSDPSPTAGGGSKLNSKPTGKRKPKQVAKRKPSVKKNTRARRKSLQESQNSSEEVDDQMHQDLGDEEKQKEDEDEGEEEENIAERVDSLVSDSEELVVTAASAKDLNVKDDCSESLYHSTEHEDKTEVTENLLATSNHDTTNDSIDGEEAVYQNNIPPSSEEQVHKREDLENLDIPLSAEEALKKTEMSVSEDNVSASDGGNDSVICSPPSFPEHEEIQLSLPRLVDRLGDADIAVCCDINEDTAKEEVMETSGVKQPKEHYVLSGNQNDGFHQSQGLEISKSNFLQEKGNAPCPEVMDSLDIERASNVNFVSEDNTEMVPMDCDSPKNDHDEFTSEPKVKNENTVCVNMVPASDSQDSEACQRPTEGEEVSVEQKEQGANRQRRSRFHSPSTTWSPKSKKEQEQSEFRSKDNASRSKAEQRRSRSRSRDRDRDRDWDRTKSWSSRYRSRASSRDRDGQKSEEVGRNRHRERAGRRRSRTRSRSRSRTRSRSRSRSWSRNRGYGRGSSVERTESSGRSPRRRDRRDNDGRRNHRGSYQQRRHDQEKPSNSFSTELAESESQREASLEWARAKNPDWVKEKMNADSEARGQSVGTNSPRWEEGCNNGVGDSWTRSTKQGGWNPDHRRSSGWGQRGEPTQNWWQARNSSFSGSSNHSGNDSYSRFNENRFNRRKGETDHSEPPVDRSGWSSASSWAVCRTLPADVQDYYSRRGRGSAASGGGWNRQEETAVQEPPQSEPNTQGSGGPQLPVNMMHHPQYPPQAVGPQAVGPQAVGPQAVGPQAVAPLLPFPASAHGQPLKLPPGPFAVPQQVPMFIHPPVPLLRVPVATTQGLPPPPPPPPPIQQVDGHSAQKVLSSVTSQGGSRPGGTVAPGPSKAQGSVSQGVPGVALPSSTTQPRSTDKRPASKGSADGDTHADSSKKEKKLQIQEKAVQEVKMAIKPYYQNKDITKEEYKEIVRKAVEKVCHSRSGEVNSGKVANLVKAYVEKYKHDRRNKSENHKS; from the exons ATGGCTGATGGCACAAGAAAAG GGGGGAATGATCAGGAGGATGCTCTGGACGCTGCTCCTGTGGTGGTGGGTGATGAGGCAGACAAGTGTCCCATCTGCCTGAACCCGCTGCTGCTGCGAGACTTGGCTATTCTGGCCAGCTGCTGCCACAGCTTCTGCCTCCGTTGCATCCTGCAGTGGGCAGAG ATAGCGCCGTCTTGTCCAGTAGACCGAAGACCCTTCAGCATTGTCTACAAACGGGACACAGCCCTGGGCTACATAAAA ATTCCTGTGAAGAAGACGACCAGCAAAACAAGCCTGGAGACATGTGGCTGTAACAAGAGGAGTGAGAAAGAAAGGCGGAGTGTTTTAAG CAGGAGAGAATTCAAGAAGAAACTGACTGTGCGTGGCAACTGGCCATCCCACCCTAAAGTAAACAAGGActctgaaagaaaat GTGACTCAGTTGGCTGCAGTTGCAAGCAGGACTTGTCTGCTCTGAAGAAAAAG GTGATTAGAGACCCTTGCAGCCCTTGGCCTCTGCCACCCTATGCTCCCTGCTCAGGACTTGGCGTCAGGCAGAACGGAACCCCCACATGTGCCTT TGCAGAATTAATCTCTGCGTATGAGGAGGAGCCCTTGATTGTCCGCAAGTATTGCGGGCTGGAAGTCCAAGGCCGGGCCCAGCTCACTGTTCCAGCTGCTGTCTCCACTGACATCCTCTCCTG GCAGTCAGCTCATTCACGTGACGTGAGCAGAAGACGGTGCTCTCTTGGATTTCCAGTACCAGGCTCTGCTGTACCTCTTTCTGTGGTTGGATGGTTAG GTTTTCAGGGAAGAGTGTGTGCTGTCACATATACAAAAGGAGATGAGAAAAAGGGTACTAGGTCCACCGATACAAAGGGTTCCAAGAACAATATGGATGCTTTGCCTAAACGATGTTCTGCTCGAAACAGCAGATTACAGGAGTCGCACCCCACACAAGAACCTTGTTCTTCACAATCTGGACATTCAGATTCAAACTCATTATCAGACCCGTCACCGACAGCTGGTGGTGGTTCGAAATTGAACAGCAAACCCACTGGcaagaggaaaccaaagcaagtGGCCAAACGGAAACCAAGTGTGAAGAAGAATACAAGAGCAAGGAGAAAATCCTTACAGGAATCCCAAAACAGTTCAGAGGAAGTTGATGACCAAATGCATCAGGATTTGGGGgatgaagagaaacaaaaagaagatgaagatgaaggagaagaggaggagaataTAGCTGAAAGGGTGGACTCACTAGTGTCAGATAGCGAAGAACTTGTAGTAACAGCTGCTTCCGCTAAGGACTTGAATGTGAAAGATGACTGCTCAGAAAGCTTGTATCATAGCACAGAGCATGAGGATAAAACTGAGGTAACGGAAAACTTGTTAGCCACCAGTAATCATGACACTACAAATGACAGCATAGATGGTGAGGAGGCAGTGTACCAAAATAATATTCCCCCATCTTCAGAGGAACAAGTGCACAAAAGGGAAGATTTGGAGAATCTGGACATTCCGTTATCTGCGGAGGAGGCACTGAAGAAAACTGAGATGTCCGTAAGTGAAGATAATGTATCAGCATCCGATGGAGGTAATGATTCAGTGATATGCAGCCCTCCGTCTTTTCCTGAACATGAGGAAATTCAGTTGAGTCTTCCTAGGTTAGTTGACCGGCTTGGAGATGCTGACATTGCAGTCTGTTGTGATATTAATGAAGATACTGCAAAAGAGGAAGTCATGGAGACAAGTGGAGTCAAACAGCCTAAAGAACACTATGTTTTAAGTGGAAACCAGAATGATGGTTTTCACCAGAGTCAAGGTCTAGAAATAtccaaaagtaattttttacagGAGAAGGGAAATGCCCCTTGTCCAGAAGTTATGGATTCTTTGGATATCGAGAGAGCCAGCAACGTGAATTTTGTTTCTGAGGACAACACGGAAATGGTGCCTATGGACTGCGATTCCCCCAAAAATGATCATGATGAGTTCACGTCTGAACCGAAGGTTAAGAATGAAAATACTGTCTGTGTCAACATGGTTCCTGCTTCTGACAGTCAAGACTCTGAAGCATGCCAGAGGCCTACTGAAGGTGAAGAGGTCTCTGTTGAGCAGAAAGAGCAAGGTGCCAACCGGCAGCGGAGGTCACGCTTCCATTCCCCATCTACTACCTGGTCACCAAAGTCAAAAAAGGAGCAAGAACAATCAGAATTCAGGTCCAAAGATAATGCCAGTCGGTCTAAAGCAGAGCAGAGAAGGTCCCGCTCTAGATCCAGGGATCGTGATCGTGATCGTGACTGGGACCGCACCAAAAGTTGGTCCTCCAGATACAGGTCTAGAGCCAGCAGCAGAGATCGAGATGGCCAGAAAAGTGAGGAAGTTGGAAGGAACcggcacagagagagagctggTAGAAGGCGTTCTAGAACAAGGTCTCGTTCTAGGTCCCGGACGCGTTCCAGATCCCGTTCCAGATCTTGGTCTAGAAACCGAGGTTATGGCAGAGGGTCATCAGTTGAGCGTACAGAGTCGAGTGGACGTTCCCCTCGGAGGAGGGATAGGCGGGATAATGATGGCAGGAGAAATCATAGGGGGAGCTACCAACAAAGACGACACGATCAGGAAAAACCAAGCAATAGTTTTAGCACAGAACTGGCTGAAAGTGAAAGCCAGAGAGAAGCGTCTCTTGAGTGGGCCAGAGCGAAGAACCCTGACTGGGTAAAAGAAAAGATGAATGCCGACTCAGAAGCACGAGGCCAGTCCGTAGGGACAAATTCCCCTCGTTGGGAGGAGGGCTGCAATAATGGCGTGGGAGACAGCTGGACACGCAGCACTAAACAAGGGGGCTGGAACCCAGACCACAGACGCAGCTCAGGCTGGGGCCAACGGGGGGAACCAACACAAAACTGGTGGCAGGCAAGAAATTCTTCTTTCTCAGGATCTTCAAACCATTCAGGGAACGACTCCTATTCACGGTTCAATGAGAACCGTTTCAACAGGAGAAAGGGGGAGACGGATCACTCGGAGCCTCCAGTTGACCGCTCGGGCTGGTCTTCAGCTTCCAGCTGGGCCGTTTGCCGGACACTACCTGCTGATGTGCAGGATTATTACTCCAGAAGGGGACGTGGTTCGGCTGCCTCGGGAGGCGGGTGGAATAGGCAAGAAGAAACCGCAGTGCAAG AGCCTCCTCAAAGTGAACCGAACACTCAGGGAAGTGGAGGACCACAGCTCCCCGTGAATATGATGCATCACCCCCAGTACCCCCCGCAGGCCGTGGGTCCGCAGGCCGTGGGTCCGCAGGCCGTGGGTCCGCAGGCCGTGGGCCCGCAGGCCGTGGCACCCCTGCTTCCGTTCCCAGCTAGTGCACATGGCCAGCCCCTCAAACTGCCACCGGGACCCTTTGCTGTGCCCCAGCAGGTCCCGATGTTCATCCATCCCCCTGTTCCACTGTTGCGGGTTCCGGTGGCGACAACTCAGGGCttaccccctcccccaccccctccgcctCCCATACAGCAAGTAGACGGCCACTCTGCTCAG AAGGTGCTGAGTAGTGTTACTAGCCAGGGGGGCAGCAGACCCGGAGGCACCGTTGCCCCTGGCCCCTCCAAAGCCCAGGGCAGCGTATCCCAGGGGGTGCCCGGAGTCGCTCTGCCGTCCTCCACAACACAGCCCCGCTCCACAGACAAGCGCCCGGCGAGTAAAGGCAGCGCAGACGGGGACACGCATGCAGACAGCTCCAAGAAAGAGAAG AAGCTACAGATTCAGGAAAAGGCTGTCCAGGAAGTCAAAATGGCCATCAAGCCCTATTACCAAAATAAGGACATTACCAAGGAAGAGTACAAAGAAATAGTGCGAAAAGCGGTGGAAAAG GTTTGCCATAGCAGGAGCGGAGAGGTCAATTCCGGAAAGGTTGCAAATCTGGTGAAGGCATACGTTGAAAAATACAAGCATGACCGCAGGAATAAGTCTGAGAACCACAAGTCTTGA